A window of Massilia sp. NR 4-1 genomic DNA:
TGAAGTGGATCACCTGCTCGCGCACGGGCGGCTTGCCGACGGTCGGCGGCGGCGCCTTGGTCTGGCTGCGCGCCACTTTCTTGAACACTTCATGGCCCAGGCGCTGCGCCTTGTAGCCCCAGCCTATCATCACTTCGCGCGTGGCGTTGATAGTGGCCGGGTCGGTCGCGTTCAGGAAGAACATCGAAGCGCGCTTGCCCGGATTGAAGCTGCGCTTGTCCATCTTGCGCAGCAGATTGCGCATATTCATGGACACGTCGCCGAAGTCGATATTCACCGGGCAAGGCGTCACGCATTTATGGCACACGGTGCAGTGGTCGGCCACGTCTTCGAACTCTTCCCAGTGGCGGATCGAGATGCCGCGCCGCGTCTGCTCTTCGTAGAGGAAGGCTTCGATCAGGGCCGACGTCGCCAGGATCTTGTCGCGCGGCGAGTACAGCAGATTCGCGCGCGGCACATGGGTCGAGCACACGGGCTTGCACTTGCCGCAGCGCAGGCAGTCCTTGACGCTGTTGGCGATGGCGCCGATATCGCTCTGCTGCATGATCAGCGATTCGTGGCCCATCAGGCCGAAAGACGGCGTGTAAGCGTTGCTCAGGTCCGCATCCATGCCGGGCAGATTCAGCAGCTTGCCCTTGTTGAAGCGCCCTTCCGGATCGACGCGCTGCTTGTAGGCGCGGAAGTCGCCGATCTCTTCCTCGGTGAGGAATTCCAGCTTGGTGATGCCGATGCCATGCTCGCCCGAAATCACGCCGTTCAGCGAACGCGCCAGCTTCATGATGCGGGCCACGGCCTTGTGCGCGTCCTGCAGCATTTCGTAGTGGTCGGAGTTCACCGGTAGATTGGTGTGCACGTTGCCGTCGCCCGCATGCATGTGCAGGGCGACGAAGACGCGGCCGCGCAGGATGCGCTGGTGGGCCGCCGTCGCTTCGTCCAGAATCAGCTTGTAGGCCGCACCGTTGAAGATCTGGCGGAATGGCGCGCGGATTTCCTGCTTCCAGCTGATGCGGATGGTGCGGTCCTGCACCACGTCGAACAGGGTGGCTTGCGGCTGGCGCTGCAGGCGCTCGTCGAAGGCCGGGGCCAGCTCCTGCAGACCCAGCTCCTGCAGCTTGTGGCGCGCTTGCGCCAGTGGCAGGTCCAGGTTCTCCAGCGTGTAGGTCCAGCGCTCGCGCACCTGCTCCAGCAGGGCCGCGGCTTGCTGCGGACGGTCGCCCAGCATTTCGGCGTCGCCCACCTTGTCGTCGCTGGCGTCGTCGCTTTTGCCGACAGGGAGATTGCCGGCGGCGAAGAACTCGCGCAGCGCATCCGCCAGTTGCAGCTTGTTCTTGATCGACAGCTCGATGTTGATGCGCTCGATGCCGTCGGTGTATTCGCCCATGCGGTTGAGCGGAATCACCACGTCTTCATTGATCTTGAAGGCGTTGGTGTGCTTGGCGATGGCGGCGGTGCGGGCGCGGTCCAGCCAGAATTTCTTGCGCGCTTCCGGGCTGACGGCGACGAAGCCTTCGCCGACGCGGGTGTTCGCCAGGCGGATCACTTCCGAGGCAGCAGTGGCGACGGCATTCTCGTCGTCGCCGACGATGTCGCCGAACAGCGCCATCTTGGGCAGCACGCCGCGCTTGGACTTGGTGGCGTAGCCGACCGCGCGCAGATAGCGCTCGTCCAGGTGTTCCAGGCCGGCCAGGCGCAGCGTGGCGAACTGCTCGCCCTGGGCCGGCAGGCCATCCAGATAATCCTTGATTTCGACGATCGATGGAATCGCATCGCGCGCCTGGCCGAAGAATTCCAGGCAGACGGTGCGCGTATGCTTGGGCATCTTGTGCAGAATCCAGCGCGCCGAGGTAATCAGGCCGTCGCAGCCTTCCTTCTGGATGCCGGGCAGGCCGGCGAGGAATTTGTCGGTGACGTCCTTGCCCAGGCCTTCCTTGCGGAAGCGGCGGCCTTCGATTTCCAGAATCTCGGTCTTGAACGGCGCGCCCTTGGCTTCGCCCTTGCCGTTCGGGTGCGTCCATTCGAGGCGGAAGCGCGCCATCGGCGTATCGTGGATCTTCGACAGATTGTGGTCGATGCGCGTGACTTCCAGCCAGTCGCCGTTCGGATCGACCATACGCCAGGACGCCAGATTATCCAGCGCCGTGCCCCACAGCACGGCCTTCTTGCCGCCCGCGTTCATGGCGATATTGCCGCCGATGCAGGAGGCGTGGGCCGAAGTCGGGTCGACGGCGAACACGAAGCCCGCCTTCTCGGCCGCTTCCGACACCTTGTTGGTGATCACGCCCGCTTCGGAGTAAATAGTCGCGTATTCGCGCTCCAGGCCGGGCAAGACCTTCATTTCCACGGCGCCCAGGGTCAGCAGCTTTTCGGTATTGATGACGGCCGACAGCGGCGTCAGGGGAATCGCGCCGCCGGTATAGCCGGTGCCGCCGCCGCGCGGGATGATGGTCAGTCCCAGCTCGATACAGCCTTTCACCAGACCGGCCATTTCCTCTTCGCTGTCCGGGGTCAGCACCACGAAGGGATATTCCACGCGCCAGTCGGTGGCGTCGGTCACGTGCGAGATGCGCTTCATGCCGTCGAAGCAGATATTGTGCTTCTCGGTATAGCGGCCCAGCACCTTGTTGGCGCGCTTGCGCAGGTCGTACATGCGGCCGAATTCCTCGCCGAAATCGGCGACCGCCTTGCTGGCCGCCTTCAGCAGCTTTTCCACATTGCCGCTGCGCTGGGCGGCATCGCCATCGGCCTCGGTGGCGTCCACCGTCAGGCGGCGCTTGTCGACTTCGGCCAGGCGGTGGTGCAGCGCATCGATCAGTTTGGCGCGGCGCTTCGGGTTGTCCAGCAAATCGTCCTGCAGATAGGGATTGCGGCGCACCACCCAGATATCGCCCAGCACCTCGTACAGCATGCGCGCGGAACGGCCGGTCTGGCGCGCCCCGCGCAGCTCGTCGAGCAGGCGCCAGGACTCTTCCCCTAACAGCCTTATGACGATTTCGCGGTCGGAAAACGAGGTGTAGTTATAGGGGATTTCACGCAGGCGCGTGTGGGCGTGCCCGTCGGGCGTTTCTGCAAGCAAGGCCTGGATTTGTGCTGGTGCGTTCATTATGCGTGGACTAGTGTGGCTGACGCTAAGAAAACCATTCTATCGTATTGCGCCGCACAAGATCCTAACAGCCCCAAGGCGCCACAGGGTTCCGTTAACGTCAGTTTGCCGAAATTAATTTGAAAAATGTGGCATTTAGCGCACGTTTATTGCATTCCGACGACTTTGACCATGGATTATTTATGCGATTCAGCCGGATGCAAAATTGCGTTTGCAGCATTCAGCCTCCCAGCACGTGCGCCACGGAGCGCCAGAAGCCGTCCGGCACATACAGCAGCAGGGTCGTCATGGTCAGATAGCGCGCCAGCTTGCCGATGGCCATATACATGATCGCGGGCCAGAACGGCAGCTTGAGCCAGCCGCCCAGGGTGCACAGGGGGTCGCCGATGCCGGGCAGCCAGGACAGCAGCATGGTCTTGGCGCCGTAGCGCGCCAGCCAGCCGAACCAGCGGCTCTCGCGTTCCTTGGCGAAGGCCGACTTGGCGGTATAGCCCATCCAGTAATCGACCGCGCCGCCCAGGGTATTGCCCACGGTGGCGACGGCGATGGCGGGCCAGAACATGGCGCCATTGGCCTTGACCACGGCGAAGACGGCCGGCTCGGAACCGAGCGGCACCAGCGTGGCGGACACGAAACTGATGAGAAAGACCGAGGTCAGGCCCACTTCCGGCGCGGCCAGCAGGGCCAGCAGCCAGGCAATTGCGGATTCGATCATGAAGATTTGGAGAATGGCTCAGGCTGTCCATTATAATGAGTCGCACCAAGCACATCGCACGACAGAGTCCGGCGCCAGCATACCCGCGCGCGCCGGCGTGCAGCCTCCCCTCGGTTACCCGCCGTTGAAAAGCAAGTCTTTGCACCCGCCAGCCTCCCTGGCCCGACTTTTTTGTTTGCAGACTATGACTATCGACTACCTGAAGAAAATCCTGACCGCCCGCGTCTACGACGTGGCCCAAGAAACTCCGCTGGAACTGGCGCCGACCCTGTCGCAGCGCTATCAGAACCGAATTTATTTCAAGCGCGAGGACATGCAGGACGTGTTCAGCTTCAAGGTGCGCGGCGCGTACAACAAGATGGCCCATCTGAGCGAAGCGCAGCTGAAACGCGGCGTCATTTGCGCCTCGGCCGGCAACCACGCCCAGGGCGTGGCGCTGTCGGCGGCGCGCATGGGCTGCCCGGCCGTGATCGTGATGCCGGCCACCACGCCGCTGCTGAAGATCGAGGCGGTGCGCGCGCGCGGCGGCGCCCATGTGGAAGTGGTGCTGCACGGCGAATCGTATACCGATGCCTACAACCATGCGCTGACGCTGGAAAGAGAACAGAAGCTGACCTTCGTCCACCCCTTCGACGATCCCGACGTGATCGCCGGCCAGGGCACGATCGCGATGGAAATCCTGCGTCAGCATGCCGGGCCGATCCACGCCATCTTCGTGCCCATCGGCGGCGGCGGCATCATCGCCGGCATCGCCGCCTATGTGAAGCAGATCCGCCCCGATATCAAGATCATCGGCGTGCAGCCCCTGGATTCTGACGCCATGGCGCGCAGCCTGAAAGCGGGCGAGCGCCTGACCCTGCCCGATGTCGGTCTGTTCGCCGACGGCACCGCCGTGCGCCTGGTGGGCGAGGAAACCTTCCGTATCGCGCAGCAGTATGTGGACGATGTGATCCTGGTCGATACGGACGCCATCTGCGCCGCCATCAAGGACGTGTTCATGGACACGCGCTCGATCCTGGAGCCGTCCGGCGCGCTGGCCGTGGCCGGCGCCAAGGCCTATATCGAACGCGCGGAGCTGAGCAAGGACCCGATCCTGCACCAGACCCTGATCACCGTGGCCAGCGGCGCCAACATGAATTTCGACCGCCTGCGCTTTGTCGCCGAACGCGCCGAGCTGGGCGAGTCGCGCGAAGCGGTGTTCGCCGTCACCCTGCCCGAACAGCGCGGCAGTTTCAAGCGCTTCTGCTCCCTGGTCGGGCCGCGCAATGTGACCGAGTTCAATTACCGCATCAGCGACCAGGACCAGGCCCACGTGTTTGTCGGCGTGCAGATAGCCGACCGCAACGAGTCGAGCGCCCTGGCGCGCCGCTTCGAGGACAGCCAGTTCAAGACGCTCGACCTGACCCACGACGAGCTGGCCAAGGCCCACTTGCGCCATTTAGTGGGCGGCAAAAGCGCGCTGGCCAAGGACGAGCTGCTGTACCGCTTCGAGTTCCCCGAACGCCCCGGCGCGCTGATGCGCTTCCTCGACAGCATGGCGCCGAACTGGAATATCTCGCTGTGCCACTACCGCTCGCAAGGCGGCGATGTCGGCCGCATCCTGATCGGCCTGCAAGTACCGCCCGACGAGATGGGCGAGTTCCACAAATTCCTCGCCACCCTCGGCTACCGCTACTGGGACGAAACCCAGAACCCGGTCTACAAGCTCTTCCTCTAAACCCTCACCTAACTGTCCAGCCCGTGTCCGGTTATGGGGCCAGACCCCAAAACCGGACACGGACTGGACTTATAGGCGGCGGCAGGCCAGCCGGCGGCGGGGGCGCTTTTGCGTTAACATGGAGGGCTGTCTGATTTACTTTGAGCACCGCCATGACCAATACCGCCGATCAATCTCCGCTGGGCAAGAATTCCGCTTACCGCACCGACTATGCGCCGGAGCTGCTGTTTCCCATTCCGCGCCAGGGCAAGCGCGATGAGCTGGGCCTGCAAGGCACCCTGCCCTTCTTCGGCGTCGATCTGTGGAATGCCTATGAGCTGTCGTGGCTGAATATGCGCGGCAAGCCGCAGGTGGCCGTGGCGCGCATCACAGTGCCGGCCGATTCGCCGAATATCATCGAATCGAAATCGTTCAAGCTCTACCTGAATTCCTTCAACCAGACCCGCCTGGCCGGACCGGAGGCGCTCAAGATCCTGCTGCAGCAGGATTTATCGGCCGCCGCCGGCGCCAGCGTGCAGGTCAGCCTGACCATGCAGGAGGAATTCGGCAGCCTGCAGATGGGTGAACTGTCGGGCCTGCTGCTCGACCGCCTGGATATCGAGATCGACAACTACGCGCCGCAGCCGGAAGTTCTTAAAGCCGATTTCGACGAGCAGCCGGTGGAGGAAGTGCTGGTCTCGCACCTGCTGAAATCGAACTGCCTGGTCACGGGCCAGCCCGACTGGGGCAGCGTGCAGATCAGCTATGCTGGCCCGCAAATCGATCAGGAAAGCCTATTGAGATACTTGATCGGCTTCCGCGAACACAATGAATTCCACGAGCAATGCGTGGAGCGCATCTTCACCGACATCCTGCGCCACTGCCGGCCGCAACAGCTGACCGTGTATGCGCGCTATACCCGGCGCGGCGGCCTGGACATCAATCCCTGGCGCAGCAACCACAGCGGTGCGCGCCTGCCGTCCAATCTGCGCAACGCGCGCCAGTAAGCGGCCACGAGGATTGTTGATTGCAATCAACAATCCTCGGCATTTTTTACAATGTGGTGAAACATTTCAGCGGGTTTTGTCTTACAATCAGTTAAGAACTGTTGTGGAATTACCCACGGCGAAAGCGCGTCCCCACAGGCAAAAAGCTGGCATTTTGCCGGAAACCTGCGCGTGAATTGCCAAGACGGCTGCCAGTATTTTTTAAATAACGCTTTGGCCTGCCTCAGGCGGACTGAAGCGGAATGCGGAGGCCAGCCAGGCGCTAGCGATTTCATGTTACAGGCCGCACAAACAGGCCTATAATTCTGTGCTCGCAAGCCACCTTTGTGCGCCGCACCATTTCACGTCGCGTTATGAATAATCTGAGCAAAATCCTGTCGCTAGAGAATGTCCAGTTGGATCTGGAGGTCTCGAGCAAAAAGCGCGCTTTTGAGCAAGCCGGTCTGATTTTTGAAAACAACTGCGGCATCGCCCGCTCCACCGTGTCCGACAACCTGTTCGCGCGCGAGCGCCTCGGGTCGACCGGCCTGGGCCATGGCGTCGCCGTGCCGCACGGCCGCATCAAGGGATCGAAAAGCCTGAAAACGCCGCTGGCCGCCTTCGTGCGCCTGGCCGAGCCGATCCCCTTCGAGTCGCCGGACGGCAAGCCCGTCAACCTGCTGTTCTTCCTGCTGATTCCCGACCATGTGACCCAGCAGCACCTGGAAATCCTGTCGGAGATCGCCGAAATGTTCTCCGACGACGCTTTCCGCACCGCTTTGTCGACCGACACCGATCCGCGCTCGGTACACAGCCGCATTGTGAATTGGCAACCCAGTTTGCAGGCGGCGGGTTAAACTCAACCGACACCACTTTCCGCAAAGAAAACCCATGCTGCAAACCCCGCTGACGATACAAAGGCTGTACGACGATAACCGCGAGACTTTGCAGCTGGGATGGTTCGCCGGCTTTCCCGGCGGCGAGCGCCTGATCTCGGGCGATGTGGCATCGGCGGCCGACCAGGTCGGCCACTTGAATACGATTCACCCGGGCCGCATCCAGGTCTTCGGCCATCAGGAAATCAATTACTACCAGCGCCTGAAATCGCTGACGCGCGCCCATGTGATCGGCGAGCTGATCGCGGGCGGCCCGCCGGCCCTGATCATTGCGCAAGGCCTGGAAACGCCGCCCGATATTCTCGCCATCTGCGACGAGAAAAACATTCCCCTGTTCTCCACGCCGCTGGCGGCGGCCCAGGTGATCGACTTCCTGCGCGTCTACCTGTCGAAGAAGCTGGCGCAGCGCGTCATCATGCACGGCGTGTTCATGGACGTGCTGGGCGTGGGCGTGCTGATTACCGGCGACTCGGGCCTGGGCAAGAGTGAGCTGGGGCTGGAGCTGATTTCGCGCAGCCACGGCCTGGTGGCCGACGACGCGGTGGAGTTTTCGCGCATCGCGCCGAATATGATCGAGGGCCGCTGCCCGCCGCTGCTGCAAAACCTGCTGGAAGTGCGCGGCCTGGGCCTGCTCGACATCAAGGCCATCTTCGGCGAGACGGCGGTGCGGCGCAAGATGCGCCTGAAGCTGATCGTGCACCTGGTGCGCCGCTCGGCGCTGGAAGAGGAAGTGGAACGCCTGCCCTTCCAGTTCCCGACCGAGGACGTGCTGGGCCTGCCGATCCGCAAGGTCGTGATCCCGGTGGCGGCCGGCCGCAACATCGCGGTGCTGCTGGAAGCGGCCGTGCGCAACACCATCCTGCAATTGCGCGGCATCGATACGCTGCAGGAATTCATGGAACGGCAGCGTCAAGCCATGAGCGGCGACTGAATGCTGCCAAGGAGTGCGCCCTTGCAAGGGCGCACCGTTCCGCAGGCGCGCGGCGGTGCCGCACGAATCCCCTGCTCCACCAGCGTCAAGCCATGAGCGGTGATTGATACATTTCCTACCTCCATTAGCTCTTAAACGAAGGTAAAGCGCATACTTTTTCGGGTATCATGCCCGCATGCGAATCGTCCTCATTACTGGTATCTCCGGCTCCGGCAAATCGGTAGCCCTGAACGTCCTCGAAGACACCGGCTACTACTGCGTGGATAACCTGCCGCCCGCCCTGCTGGCGAATCTGGTGGTCACGCTGAGTACGGAAGGCACGGAAGCGCTGGCCGTCGCGGTCGACGCGCGCAGCGCCGCTTCCCTGGCCAGCCTGCCCGGCGATATCGAGGCCTTGCGCTCCCTCGGCCATGATGTGCGCGTGATGTTCCTCACGGCGAGCACGCATTCCCTGGTGGCGCGCTTCTCGGAAACGCGGCGCAGCCATCCGCTCTCGCACCAGCTGCGCCCCGGCGACAATCCCAATGCGCGCCGCACCCTGATCGAATGCATCCTGGAGGAACGCGAGCGCCTGTCGGCCATCCAGCAGCTGGGCCATGTGATCGACACCTCGGAGCTGAGCGCCAACAAGCTGCGCGCCTGGGTCAAGGATCTGGTGCATAGCGAGCAGGCGCCGCTGACCCTGTTCTTCGAATCCTTCGCCTTCAAGCTGGGCGTGCCGCTCGACGCCGACTTCGTGTTCGACGTGCGCGCCGTGCCGAATCCCTATTACGATCTGGCCCTGCGCCCGCTGACCGGACGCGATGCGCCGGTGATCGCCTTCCTCGACGCCCAGCCCAGCGCCGAGGAGATGTTCCAGGACATCCGCAACTTCATCGCCAAATGGCTGCCCTCGTTCAAGAAGGACAACCGCAGC
This region includes:
- the hprK gene encoding HPr(Ser) kinase/phosphatase, with translation MLQTPLTIQRLYDDNRETLQLGWFAGFPGGERLISGDVASAADQVGHLNTIHPGRIQVFGHQEINYYQRLKSLTRAHVIGELIAGGPPALIIAQGLETPPDILAICDEKNIPLFSTPLAAAQVIDFLRVYLSKKLAQRVIMHGVFMDVLGVGVLITGDSGLGKSELGLELISRSHGLVADDAVEFSRIAPNMIEGRCPPLLQNLLEVRGLGLLDIKAIFGETAVRRKMRLKLIVHLVRRSALEEEVERLPFQFPTEDVLGLPIRKVVIPVAAGRNIAVLLEAAVRNTILQLRGIDTLQEFMERQRQAMSGD
- the rapZ gene encoding RNase adapter RapZ, with the protein product MRIVLITGISGSGKSVALNVLEDTGYYCVDNLPPALLANLVVTLSTEGTEALAVAVDARSAASLASLPGDIEALRSLGHDVRVMFLTASTHSLVARFSETRRSHPLSHQLRPGDNPNARRTLIECILEERERLSAIQQLGHVIDTSELSANKLRAWVKDLVHSEQAPLTLFFESFAFKLGVPLDADFVFDVRAVPNPYYDLALRPLTGRDAPVIAFLDAQPSAEEMFQDIRNFIAKWLPSFKKDNRSYLTVAVGCTGGQHRSVYMAERLARHFQAGEQVVLRHREQ
- the queF gene encoding NADPH-dependent 7-cyano-7-deazaguanine reductase QueF (Catalyzes the NADPH-dependent reduction of 7-cyano-7-deazaguanine (preQ0) to 7-aminomethyl-7-deazaguanine (preQ1) in queuosine biosynthesis); this encodes MTNTADQSPLGKNSAYRTDYAPELLFPIPRQGKRDELGLQGTLPFFGVDLWNAYELSWLNMRGKPQVAVARITVPADSPNIIESKSFKLYLNSFNQTRLAGPEALKILLQQDLSAAAGASVQVSLTMQEEFGSLQMGELSGLLLDRLDIEIDNYAPQPEVLKADFDEQPVEEVLVSHLLKSNCLVTGQPDWGSVQISYAGPQIDQESLLRYLIGFREHNEFHEQCVERIFTDILRHCRPQQLTVYARYTRRGGLDINPWRSNHSGARLPSNLRNARQ
- a CDS encoding FAD/FMN-binding oxidoreductase; its protein translation is MNAPAQIQALLAETPDGHAHTRLREIPYNYTSFSDREIVIRLLGEESWRLLDELRGARQTGRSARMLYEVLGDIWVVRRNPYLQDDLLDNPKRRAKLIDALHHRLAEVDKRRLTVDATEADGDAAQRSGNVEKLLKAASKAVADFGEEFGRMYDLRKRANKVLGRYTEKHNICFDGMKRISHVTDATDWRVEYPFVVLTPDSEEEMAGLVKGCIELGLTIIPRGGGTGYTGGAIPLTPLSAVINTEKLLTLGAVEMKVLPGLEREYATIYSEAGVITNKVSEAAEKAGFVFAVDPTSAHASCIGGNIAMNAGGKKAVLWGTALDNLASWRMVDPNGDWLEVTRIDHNLSKIHDTPMARFRLEWTHPNGKGEAKGAPFKTEILEIEGRRFRKEGLGKDVTDKFLAGLPGIQKEGCDGLITSARWILHKMPKHTRTVCLEFFGQARDAIPSIVEIKDYLDGLPAQGEQFATLRLAGLEHLDERYLRAVGYATKSKRGVLPKMALFGDIVGDDENAVATAASEVIRLANTRVGEGFVAVSPEARKKFWLDRARTAAIAKHTNAFKINEDVVIPLNRMGEYTDGIERINIELSIKNKLQLADALREFFAAGNLPVGKSDDASDDKVGDAEMLGDRPQQAAALLEQVRERWTYTLENLDLPLAQARHKLQELGLQELAPAFDERLQRQPQATLFDVVQDRTIRISWKQEIRAPFRQIFNGAAYKLILDEATAAHQRILRGRVFVALHMHAGDGNVHTNLPVNSDHYEMLQDAHKAVARIMKLARSLNGVISGEHGIGITKLEFLTEEEIGDFRAYKQRVDPEGRFNKGKLLNLPGMDADLSNAYTPSFGLMGHESLIMQQSDIGAIANSVKDCLRCGKCKPVCSTHVPRANLLYSPRDKILATSALIEAFLYEEQTRRGISIRHWEEFEDVADHCTVCHKCVTPCPVNIDFGDVSMNMRNLLRKMDKRSFNPGKRASMFFLNATDPATINATREVMIGWGYKAQRLGHEVFKKVARSQTKAPPPTVGKPPVREQVIHFINKKMPGNLPKKSARALLDIEDNKMIPIIRDPQKTNANTEAVFYFPGCGSERLFSQVGLATQAMLWEVGVQTVLPPGYLCCGYPQRGSGEYDKAEKMMTDNRVLFHRMANTLNYLDIKTVLVSCGTCYDQLATYEFEKIFPGCRIMDIHEYLLEKGVKLEGVTGTRYMYHDPCHTPMKMQDPLKTVNSLVSTVDNVKIEKNDRCCGESGTLAVSRPDISTQVRFRKEEEMVKGADKLRQGFDGDVKILTSCPSCLQGLSRYNDDSGTTADYIVVEIAKHLLGENWLPDYVKRANDGGIERVLV
- a CDS encoding PTS sugar transporter subunit IIA — protein: MNNLSKILSLENVQLDLEVSSKKRAFEQAGLIFENNCGIARSTVSDNLFARERLGSTGLGHGVAVPHGRIKGSKSLKTPLAAFVRLAEPIPFESPDGKPVNLLFFLLIPDHVTQQHLEILSEIAEMFSDDAFRTALSTDTDPRSVHSRIVNWQPSLQAAG
- a CDS encoding YqaA family protein translates to MIESAIAWLLALLAAPEVGLTSVFLISFVSATLVPLGSEPAVFAVVKANGAMFWPAIAVATVGNTLGGAVDYWMGYTAKSAFAKERESRWFGWLARYGAKTMLLSWLPGIGDPLCTLGGWLKLPFWPAIMYMAIGKLARYLTMTTLLLYVPDGFWRSVAHVLGG
- the ilvA gene encoding threonine ammonia-lyase, biosynthetic translates to MTIDYLKKILTARVYDVAQETPLELAPTLSQRYQNRIYFKREDMQDVFSFKVRGAYNKMAHLSEAQLKRGVICASAGNHAQGVALSAARMGCPAVIVMPATTPLLKIEAVRARGGAHVEVVLHGESYTDAYNHALTLEREQKLTFVHPFDDPDVIAGQGTIAMEILRQHAGPIHAIFVPIGGGGIIAGIAAYVKQIRPDIKIIGVQPLDSDAMARSLKAGERLTLPDVGLFADGTAVRLVGEETFRIAQQYVDDVILVDTDAICAAIKDVFMDTRSILEPSGALAVAGAKAYIERAELSKDPILHQTLITVASGANMNFDRLRFVAERAELGESREAVFAVTLPEQRGSFKRFCSLVGPRNVTEFNYRISDQDQAHVFVGVQIADRNESSALARRFEDSQFKTLDLTHDELAKAHLRHLVGGKSALAKDELLYRFEFPERPGALMRFLDSMAPNWNISLCHYRSQGGDVGRILIGLQVPPDEMGEFHKFLATLGYRYWDETQNPVYKLFL